The Magnolia sinica isolate HGM2019 chromosome 9, MsV1, whole genome shotgun sequence genome contains a region encoding:
- the LOC131255058 gene encoding UDP-glycosyltransferase 90A1-like, translating to MALAYYFFRFYISSPLTWALPVQFLSSSQCNFLSMASAVGQRGQPVAIHDHLSVSQSMIVLTIDAEEQGEITEMASPHHIVLFPFMSKGHTIPLIHLSHLLFNRGLIITIFTTPSNSPFIRHSLGRTQATIIDLPFPGDIPQLPAGVESTDQLPSMDLLLPFLEATKLFQSHFEKALQNLQGVICIISDGFLAWTQQSASKFNIPRVAFYGMNNYSMSICQTVIRDRPHKGITSNDQPFSLSSLPWLQITKNDLSYPFNDPDASGPFYDFVKETIEKLSESYGMIVNDFYELEPTYTDYWNCNFKPKAWCVGPLCLAMPCAGIPTKTSIEVQWLDERLSMKRSVLYIAFGTQAKMQSAQLAEIATGLERSGVDFLWVLKSNEVELGDGFEERVAGRGLVIRKWAAQMEILGHKSVRGFMSHCGWNSVMESVCAAVPILAWPMMAEQHLNAKMLVEELGIGLRIGAGHGEGGDGLVRSDDVEKMVRELMVGVKGKVVGEKVKEIGEAARRAMEEGGSSYRTLDLLIDDVCQKR from the exons ATGGCTCTAGCCTACTATTTCTTCCGCTTCTACATATCATCTCCCCTAACATGGGCCCTCCCAGTGCAGTTTCTATCATCCAGCCAGTGCAATTTTCTGTCCATGGCATCTGCGGTAGGACAGAGAGGACAACCGGTTGCAATCCATGATCATCTTTCAGTATCTCAATCCATGATAGTTTTGACCATCGATGCGG AAGAGCAAGGAGAAATAACAGAGATGGCTTCTCCACACCACATAGTTCTTTTTCCTTTCATGTCCAAAGGCCATACCATCCCACTCATTCATCTATCCCACCTCCTCTTCAACCGTGGCCTAATCATCACCATCTTCACCACTCCTTCAAACTCTCCTTTCATCCGCCACTCACTTGGCAGAACCCAAGCCACCATTATCGACCTCCCCTTCCCAGGAGATATACCACAACTCCCCGCCGGAGTGGAAAGCACAGACCAGCTCCCTTCCATGGACCTCTTGCTTCCCTTCCTGGAAGCCACCAAACTCTTCCAGTCCCACTTCGAAAAGGCTCTCCAGAATCTGCAAGGTGTCATCTGCATAATATCAGATGGCTTTCTTGCCTGGACCCAGCAATCAGCATCAAAATTCAATATCCCTAGGGTAGCTTTCTATGGGATGAACAACTACTCCATGTCCATCTGTCAGACGGTGATCCGAGACCGACCCCACAAAGGAATCACCTCCAATGACCAGccattctctctttcttccctccCTTGGCTACAAATCACAAAGAATGACCTTTCATATCCATTCAATGATCCAGATGCTTCAGGTCCTTTTTATGACTTCGTCAAAGAGACAATTGAAAAGCTGTCGGAGAGTTATGGAATGATCGTAAATGACTTCTACGAATTGGAACCTACTTACACTGACTACTGGAACTGTAATTTCAAACCTAAAGCTTGGTGCGTTGGCCCGCTGTGTCTGGCCATGCCATGTGCTGGGATTCCAACCAAAACCTCTATCGAGGTGCAATGGCTCGATGAACGGTTGTCCATGAAACGCTCGGTCTTGTATATTGCATTCGGCACGCAGGCGAAGATGCAATCTGCACAGTTGGCTGAGATTGCAACTGGGTTGGAGCGATCGGGGGTGGATTTCTTGTGGGTGCTGAAATCGAATGAAGTGGAGTTGGGAGACGGGTTCGAAGAGCGGGTTGCTGGGAGGGGTTTGGTTATTAGGAAGTGGGCTGCACAAATGGAGATACTGGGACATAAAAGCGTGAGAGGATTCATGAGCCATTGTGGTTGGAATTCGGTGATGGAGAGTGTTTGTGCGGCGGTGCCGATCTTGGCTTGGCCGATGATGGCGGAGCAGCATTTGAATGCGAAGATGCTAGTGGAGGAGCTGGGGATCGGTTTGAGGATTGGAGCTGGGCATGGGGAAGGTGGTGATGGATTGGTAAGGTCAGATGATGTGGAGAAGATGGTTAGGGAATTGATGGTGGGAGTGAAGGGGAAGGTGGTGGGAGAGAAGGTGAAGGAGATTGGGGAAGCGGCGAGGAGGGCTATGGAAGAAGGTGGATCATCGTACCGTACGCTGGACTTGCTCATCGACGACGTCTGCCAAAAGAGGTGA